Proteins co-encoded in one Bacillus infantis NRRL B-14911 genomic window:
- a CDS encoding CobW family GTP-binding protein has protein sequence MVNKTEVYILSGFLGSGKTTLLKRLLLQEKKDGRKTAVMMNELGKVSIDSEAVDGEVPLKELLGGCICCSIQDKLESQLQSLLLDEKPEVIYIETTGAAHPVEVLDAVLSPLFADKLQVKGIMTAIDGMRWLARKSLSPQVQQLLIEQVRHADLILVNKSDEMSSSEQASAVMDIQSFNQHAVPILTTYSKVSAEAVRGLKTNRKTGAEKASLKDLNLGSYVHTFKGPVSQEAFDSFLRELPDSVFRIKGYIKFSAEGYPFLFQFSYGMPLYMKEYMNMPLNMVFIGENIDWEQISRKLKDME, from the coding sequence ATGGTAAATAAAACAGAAGTATATATATTATCGGGATTCCTTGGCAGCGGAAAGACCACTTTATTGAAGAGGCTGCTGCTGCAGGAAAAAAAGGATGGCCGGAAGACAGCTGTTATGATGAATGAGCTTGGAAAGGTATCCATTGATTCGGAAGCTGTTGACGGGGAGGTCCCGTTGAAAGAACTGCTTGGCGGATGCATCTGCTGCAGCATCCAGGATAAACTGGAATCCCAGCTGCAGTCGCTGCTTTTGGATGAGAAACCTGAAGTGATTTATATTGAAACGACCGGCGCTGCCCATCCTGTGGAAGTGCTTGATGCTGTGCTGTCGCCGCTGTTCGCAGATAAACTGCAGGTTAAAGGCATCATGACTGCGATTGACGGGATGAGATGGCTTGCCCGGAAGTCGCTGAGCCCGCAAGTTCAGCAGCTGCTCATAGAGCAGGTGCGGCATGCCGACCTGATCCTGGTGAATAAATCAGATGAAATGAGCAGTTCAGAACAAGCCTCTGCAGTCATGGATATCCAGTCTTTCAACCAGCATGCGGTGCCTATTCTCACCACCTATTCCAAGGTCTCCGCCGAAGCGGTACGGGGGCTTAAGACGAATCGGAAGACCGGGGCTGAAAAAGCCTCCCTCAAGGATCTGAACCTTGGATCCTATGTTCACACCTTCAAGGGCCCGGTCAGCCAGGAAGCATTCGATTCTTTTTTGAGAGAGCTGCCTGATTCGGTCTTTAGAATAAAGGGATATATTAAGTTTTCGGCTGAGGGCTATCCTTTCCTGTTCCAATTTTCTTATGGAATGCCTTTATATATGAAGGAATATATGAATATGCCCCTAAACATGGTATTTATCGGCGAAAATATAGACTGGGAGCAGATCAGCCGGAAATTAAAGGATATGGAGTAA
- a CDS encoding LCP family protein, with the protein MKKLLLIICVTIQLTACSLPFDNGADKAAPGIPGTSGKEDTVYGQGATDTTFLLIGIDSRGEAHSRSDAIIAARYMPKEKEIKLISLMRDSYVEIPGTGRRTKLNHAYYEGGKELLKETVEANFGLEIDYTAIIDFKGFIAAADLIAPEGLELEVSKEMAEDMKLDMQPGKQTLHGEEILSYVRFRHDGESDFGRVERQQEVLAALKNKLTERFSSIEGVLDFPAVVLEAAQYIETDMDADEAVPLAVAYLLNSAENVQTLRIPVSDSFENKLVDEAGAVLEMDFEENKQAIQQFIGEKQ; encoded by the coding sequence ATGAAAAAACTATTGCTTATCATATGCGTCACCATCCAATTGACTGCATGCTCCTTGCCCTTTGACAATGGAGCCGACAAGGCAGCCCCCGGCATACCGGGGACAAGCGGAAAAGAAGATACAGTATACGGACAAGGTGCAACAGACACTACATTCCTCCTGATAGGAATAGACAGCAGGGGAGAAGCACACTCAAGGTCTGATGCAATCATAGCGGCAAGATATATGCCTAAAGAGAAGGAGATCAAGCTGATTTCTTTAATGAGGGACAGCTATGTGGAAATACCGGGCACCGGAAGGCGCACCAAACTTAATCATGCCTATTATGAAGGCGGGAAAGAATTGCTTAAAGAGACAGTTGAGGCGAATTTCGGGCTGGAAATCGACTATACTGCCATCATAGATTTCAAGGGCTTCATTGCTGCAGCAGATCTGATTGCTCCTGAAGGGCTGGAGCTTGAGGTTTCAAAGGAAATGGCAGAGGATATGAAGCTGGATATGCAGCCGGGGAAGCAAACCCTTCATGGAGAAGAAATTTTGTCATATGTCCGCTTCAGACATGATGGAGAAAGTGATTTCGGCCGGGTTGAGCGGCAGCAGGAGGTCTTAGCTGCCCTTAAAAATAAGCTGACTGAAAGATTCAGCAGTATAGAGGGAGTCCTTGATTTCCCGGCGGTCGTTCTTGAGGCAGCCCAGTATATAGAAACGGATATGGATGCCGATGAGGCAGTCCCCTTGGCCGTAGCCTATCTGCTCAATTCCGCTGAGAATGTTCAGACATTGAGGATTCCAGTCAGTGACAGCTTTGAAAATAAACTTGTGGATGAAGCAGGAGCAGTGCTTGAAATGGATTTTGAAGAAAATAAACAGGCAATCCAGCAGTTTATTGGAGAAAAACAATAA
- a CDS encoding lmo1851 family serine protease: protein MKKFHFVMLLFFIVFLAAGITTFALAFGDEKAVSIGNERNEFDKLYSAYDTLKGSYYKDVEQNTLINGAINGMVESLEDPYSDYMNEEEAASFHQSISSSFEGIGAEIQEQNGQIIIVSPLKGSPAEKAGLKPNDKVLSVDGKSLQGKSSTEAVTLIRGKKGTKVELEIQRAGADEATKISITRDTIPLETVYGEMMEDGIAKVQITTFSDNTSKELIDVLNDLQKQGMKGLVLDLRQNPGGLLNQAISISSLFVPEGEILFQIEDREGNREVVKSNSEGSPDIPLVVVIDKGSASASEILAAAVHESAGVPLVGEKSFGKGTVQRAEDFTDGSNMKFTTEKWLTPEANWIHEKGIEPDYKAELPSYASLPFINPESELKVSSSSAEVKAAQEMLKALGFEPGRTDGFFDEKTKQAVIQLQKAHKLEQTGVITGDTTVKMMDLLREKLLKNDTQIQKAVEVLKKELQ from the coding sequence ATGAAGAAGTTTCACTTTGTCATGCTGCTGTTTTTCATAGTGTTCCTGGCAGCGGGGATTACAACCTTCGCGCTGGCATTCGGAGATGAAAAAGCTGTCAGCATCGGCAATGAACGAAACGAATTTGATAAGCTGTATTCTGCTTATGATACATTGAAAGGCAGCTACTACAAAGATGTGGAGCAGAATACGCTCATAAACGGGGCTATTAACGGGATGGTTGAGTCCCTGGAAGATCCCTATTCAGACTATATGAATGAAGAAGAAGCAGCAAGCTTCCATCAGAGCATCTCTTCTTCATTTGAAGGCATAGGTGCAGAGATTCAGGAGCAAAACGGGCAGATCATCATTGTTTCCCCGCTCAAAGGCTCCCCGGCAGAAAAGGCTGGCTTGAAGCCCAATGACAAAGTCCTTTCTGTAGATGGGAAAAGCCTCCAGGGCAAGAGCTCAACAGAAGCAGTAACACTGATACGCGGCAAGAAAGGTACCAAAGTGGAGCTTGAAATCCAGCGCGCAGGTGCTGATGAAGCTACGAAAATAAGCATCACCAGGGATACTATCCCGCTTGAGACCGTTTATGGGGAAATGATGGAGGATGGAATTGCAAAAGTCCAGATCACCACTTTCTCTGATAACACATCGAAAGAACTCATAGATGTATTGAACGATCTTCAGAAGCAGGGAATGAAAGGCCTTGTCCTTGATTTAAGGCAGAATCCGGGCGGATTGCTGAACCAGGCGATCAGTATTTCCAGCCTGTTTGTGCCGGAAGGAGAAATATTATTCCAGATCGAAGACAGGGAAGGCAATCGGGAAGTGGTAAAATCCAATTCTGAAGGCAGCCCTGACATCCCGCTTGTGGTGGTAATCGACAAAGGCAGTGCGAGTGCTTCGGAAATACTGGCAGCGGCTGTGCACGAGTCTGCAGGTGTCCCTCTTGTTGGTGAGAAGTCATTCGGAAAAGGCACAGTACAGCGTGCAGAAGATTTCACGGATGGATCCAATATGAAATTCACAACGGAGAAATGGCTGACGCCGGAAGCGAACTGGATCCACGAAAAAGGAATCGAGCCTGATTATAAAGCAGAGCTTCCTTCTTATGCATCGCTTCCGTTTATCAATCCTGAAAGCGAACTGAAGGTGTCTTCTTCTTCCGCTGAAGTGAAGGCTGCACAGGAAATGCTCAAGGCACTTGGCTTTGAACCGGGCAGGACAGACGGATTCTTTGATGAAAAAACAAAGCAGGCAGTCATCCAGCTTCAAAAAGCCCATAAACTTGAGCAGACGGGTGTCATTACAGGAGATACCACCGTAAAGATGATGGATCTCTTAAGAGAAAAGCTTCTTAAAAACGATACGCAGATTCAAAAAGCAGTAGAAGTGCTTAAGAAAGAACTGCAGTAA
- a CDS encoding heavy-metal-associated domain-containing protein, with amino-acid sequence MNRTTMTVPEMTCDHCEESIKNALLSLDGVAGVSIALQGKTVEVDYNPEQTSESLIKEAIENEGYGIA; translated from the coding sequence ATGAATAGAACAACGATGACTGTACCTGAAATGACATGCGATCATTGTGAAGAATCCATAAAGAACGCCCTCCTTTCACTTGACGGAGTTGCCGGGGTGTCAATAGCACTTCAGGGAAAAACAGTAGAGGTCGACTATAATCCTGAGCAGACATCGGAATCTTTAATCAAGGAAGCAATTGAAAATGAAGGGTATGGAATTGCCTGA